The following proteins come from a genomic window of Trifolium pratense cultivar HEN17-A07 linkage group LG4, ARS_RC_1.1, whole genome shotgun sequence:
- the LOC123923609 gene encoding DNA repair protein RAD51 homolog A-like isoform X2: protein MGFVLERKKKELEEKGKVEIMRKSYKDSLKTLEADIHFANTLATALYRTDFSGRVELSARQMHLAKFPRSLQKLADEFGVAVVLTNQVVSQVDGSAMFARPQVKPIGGNIMAHATTTRLALRKGRGEERICKVISSPCLAEAEARFQILGEGVSDVKD, encoded by the exons ATGGGGTTTGTTCtggaaagaaagaagaaagaattagaagaaaaaggaaaagtagAGATCATGCGCAAGTCTTACAAAGATTCTCTCAAAACTCTTGAAGCTGACATCCATTTTGCCAATACACT TGCTACTGCTCTCTATAGGACAGATTTTTCGGGAAGAGTGGAACTTTCAGCCCGTCAAATGCATTTAGCGAAGTTCCCGAGGAGCCTTCAGAAGTTAGCAGACGAG TTCGGCGTGGCTGTTGTCTTAACAAATCAAGTAGTTTCACAGGTAGATGGTTCTGCAATGTTTGCTAGACCCCAAGTCAAGCCTATTGGAGGCAATATTATGGCTCATGCAACCACAACAAGGTTAGCTCTCAGGAAAGGAAGAGGGGAAGAGCGAATCTGTAAAGTGATTAGTTCTCCTTGTTTGGCTGAAGCCGAAGCAAGGTTTCAGATTTTAGGTGAAGGTGTTTCAGATGTTAAAGACTGA
- the LOC123923609 gene encoding DNA repair protein RAD51 homolog A-like isoform X6, with translation MNFNLRRKRFALMIIDSATALYRTDFSGRVELSARQMHLAKFPRSLQKLADEFGVAVVLTNQVVSQVDGSAMFARPQVKPIGGNIMAHATTTRLALRKGRGEERICKVISSPCLAEAEARFQILGEGVSDVKD, from the exons GTTTGCTCTAATGATAATAGACAGTGCTACTGCTCTCTATAGGACAGATTTTTCGGGAAGAGTGGAACTTTCAGCCCGTCAAATGCATTTAGCGAAGTTCCCGAGGAGCCTTCAGAAGTTAGCAGACGAG TTCGGCGTGGCTGTTGTCTTAACAAATCAAGTAGTTTCACAGGTAGATGGTTCTGCAATGTTTGCTAGACCCCAAGTCAAGCCTATTGGAGGCAATATTATGGCTCATGCAACCACAACAAGGTTAGCTCTCAGGAAAGGAAGAGGGGAAGAGCGAATCTGTAAAGTGATTAGTTCTCCTTGTTTGGCTGAAGCCGAAGCAAGGTTTCAGATTTTAGGTGAAGGTGTTTCAGATGTTAAAGACTGA
- the LOC123923609 gene encoding DNA repair protein RAD51 homolog A-like isoform X4, translating into MGFVLERKKKELEEKGKVEIMRKSYKDSLKTLEADIHFANTLFALMIIDSATALYRTDFSGRVELSARQMHLAKFPRSLQKLADEVDGSAMFARPQVKPIGGNIMAHATTTRLALRKGRGEERICKVISSPCLAEAEARFQILGEGVSDVKD; encoded by the exons ATGGGGTTTGTTCtggaaagaaagaagaaagaattagaagaaaaaggaaaagtagAGATCATGCGCAAGTCTTACAAAGATTCTCTCAAAACTCTTGAAGCTGACATCCATTTTGCCAATACACT GTTTGCTCTAATGATAATAGACAGTGCTACTGCTCTCTATAGGACAGATTTTTCGGGAAGAGTGGAACTTTCAGCCCGTCAAATGCATTTAGCGAAGTTCCCGAGGAGCCTTCAGAAGTTAGCAGACGAG GTAGATGGTTCTGCAATGTTTGCTAGACCCCAAGTCAAGCCTATTGGAGGCAATATTATGGCTCATGCAACCACAACAAGGTTAGCTCTCAGGAAAGGAAGAGGGGAAGAGCGAATCTGTAAAGTGATTAGTTCTCCTTGTTTGGCTGAAGCCGAAGCAAGGTTTCAGATTTTAGGTGAAGGTGTTTCAGATGTTAAAGACTGA
- the LOC123923609 gene encoding DNA repair protein RAD51 homolog A-like isoform X5, translating into MGFVLERKKKELEEKGKVEIMRKSYKDSLKTLEADIHFANTLTDFSGRVELSARQMHLAKFPRSLQKLADEVDGSAMFARPQVKPIGGNIMAHATTTRLALRKGRGEERICKVISSPCLAEAEARFQILGEGVSDVKD; encoded by the exons ATGGGGTTTGTTCtggaaagaaagaagaaagaattagaagaaaaaggaaaagtagAGATCATGCGCAAGTCTTACAAAGATTCTCTCAAAACTCTTGAAGCTGACATCCATTTTGCCAATACACT GACAGATTTTTCGGGAAGAGTGGAACTTTCAGCCCGTCAAATGCATTTAGCGAAGTTCCCGAGGAGCCTTCAGAAGTTAGCAGACGAG GTAGATGGTTCTGCAATGTTTGCTAGACCCCAAGTCAAGCCTATTGGAGGCAATATTATGGCTCATGCAACCACAACAAGGTTAGCTCTCAGGAAAGGAAGAGGGGAAGAGCGAATCTGTAAAGTGATTAGTTCTCCTTGTTTGGCTGAAGCCGAAGCAAGGTTTCAGATTTTAGGTGAAGGTGTTTCAGATGTTAAAGACTGA
- the LOC123923609 gene encoding DNA repair protein RAD51 homolog A-like isoform X1 → MGFVLERKKKELEEKGKVEIMRKSYKDSLKTLEADIHFANTLFALMIIDSATALYRTDFSGRVELSARQMHLAKFPRSLQKLADEFGVAVVLTNQVVSQVDGSAMFARPQVKPIGGNIMAHATTTRLALRKGRGEERICKVISSPCLAEAEARFQILGEGVSDVKD, encoded by the exons ATGGGGTTTGTTCtggaaagaaagaagaaagaattagaagaaaaaggaaaagtagAGATCATGCGCAAGTCTTACAAAGATTCTCTCAAAACTCTTGAAGCTGACATCCATTTTGCCAATACACT GTTTGCTCTAATGATAATAGACAGTGCTACTGCTCTCTATAGGACAGATTTTTCGGGAAGAGTGGAACTTTCAGCCCGTCAAATGCATTTAGCGAAGTTCCCGAGGAGCCTTCAGAAGTTAGCAGACGAG TTCGGCGTGGCTGTTGTCTTAACAAATCAAGTAGTTTCACAGGTAGATGGTTCTGCAATGTTTGCTAGACCCCAAGTCAAGCCTATTGGAGGCAATATTATGGCTCATGCAACCACAACAAGGTTAGCTCTCAGGAAAGGAAGAGGGGAAGAGCGAATCTGTAAAGTGATTAGTTCTCCTTGTTTGGCTGAAGCCGAAGCAAGGTTTCAGATTTTAGGTGAAGGTGTTTCAGATGTTAAAGACTGA
- the LOC123923609 gene encoding DNA repair protein RAD51 homolog A-like isoform X3 gives MGFVLERKKKELEEKGKVEIMRKSYKDSLKTLEADIHFANTLTDFSGRVELSARQMHLAKFPRSLQKLADEFGVAVVLTNQVVSQVDGSAMFARPQVKPIGGNIMAHATTTRLALRKGRGEERICKVISSPCLAEAEARFQILGEGVSDVKD, from the exons ATGGGGTTTGTTCtggaaagaaagaagaaagaattagaagaaaaaggaaaagtagAGATCATGCGCAAGTCTTACAAAGATTCTCTCAAAACTCTTGAAGCTGACATCCATTTTGCCAATACACT GACAGATTTTTCGGGAAGAGTGGAACTTTCAGCCCGTCAAATGCATTTAGCGAAGTTCCCGAGGAGCCTTCAGAAGTTAGCAGACGAG TTCGGCGTGGCTGTTGTCTTAACAAATCAAGTAGTTTCACAGGTAGATGGTTCTGCAATGTTTGCTAGACCCCAAGTCAAGCCTATTGGAGGCAATATTATGGCTCATGCAACCACAACAAGGTTAGCTCTCAGGAAAGGAAGAGGGGAAGAGCGAATCTGTAAAGTGATTAGTTCTCCTTGTTTGGCTGAAGCCGAAGCAAGGTTTCAGATTTTAGGTGAAGGTGTTTCAGATGTTAAAGACTGA
- the LOC123923609 gene encoding DNA repair protein RAD51 homolog A-like isoform X7, whose amino-acid sequence MNFNLRRKRTDFSGRVELSARQMHLAKFPRSLQKLADEFGVAVVLTNQVVSQVDGSAMFARPQVKPIGGNIMAHATTTRLALRKGRGEERICKVISSPCLAEAEARFQILGEGVSDVKD is encoded by the exons GACAGATTTTTCGGGAAGAGTGGAACTTTCAGCCCGTCAAATGCATTTAGCGAAGTTCCCGAGGAGCCTTCAGAAGTTAGCAGACGAG TTCGGCGTGGCTGTTGTCTTAACAAATCAAGTAGTTTCACAGGTAGATGGTTCTGCAATGTTTGCTAGACCCCAAGTCAAGCCTATTGGAGGCAATATTATGGCTCATGCAACCACAACAAGGTTAGCTCTCAGGAAAGGAAGAGGGGAAGAGCGAATCTGTAAAGTGATTAGTTCTCCTTGTTTGGCTGAAGCCGAAGCAAGGTTTCAGATTTTAGGTGAAGGTGTTTCAGATGTTAAAGACTGA